Proteins encoded together in one Bacteroides zoogleoformans window:
- a CDS encoding phage integrase SAM-like domain-containing protein, with amino-acid sequence MATFKAVVFTGGKHLKQDGTTNIKIRIYHNGVSQYIPTEYYVKPELMGNDGNIVSSSEEGEALNYELTELIQKYRGAYIKLGMSRTSKMSCAELKEEIVKLANPESEIIDFVAFSREIISKTVKRKTAVWYESSLNAFIRFYGSDRIDVKDVRAKKLEDWMTYLANSKVNGSERLMEPGTINNYMRGIRALYNRARMFYNNEDFDIIKIPGNPFVKIRIPEYRRKRKNLKVEDIVRISRSNFDRERTNIARDIFMVQFYLMGINLNDLFNIRREVYGRIEYERSKVNTVKDTAKVMLSVRIEPECREILRKYSNGSFLSFIRDRYTNYDNFLKAVNKELKVISSELNLGVPLSTNWARHSWASIARNKAGISKADVDFCLGHVSNEYKMADIYIETDYSICDRANRAVLDLMKKIS; translated from the coding sequence ATGGCAACATTTAAAGCGGTAGTCTTCACCGGAGGAAAACACCTAAAGCAAGACGGAACAACCAATATAAAGATACGTATATATCATAACGGAGTATCACAATATATTCCTACTGAATACTACGTAAAGCCTGAATTAATGGGCAATGACGGTAATATAGTATCTTCCTCAGAAGAGGGCGAGGCATTGAATTATGAGTTGACAGAACTTATACAGAAATACAGAGGTGCTTATATCAAGCTCGGAATGTCGAGAACTTCTAAGATGAGCTGTGCAGAGTTAAAAGAAGAGATTGTAAAATTGGCTAATCCAGAATCGGAAATCATTGACTTTGTGGCATTTTCAAGGGAGATAATATCAAAAACGGTTAAAAGAAAAACCGCCGTTTGGTATGAATCGTCCCTCAATGCTTTTATCCGGTTTTATGGTTCTGACAGAATAGACGTAAAAGATGTGCGTGCCAAGAAATTGGAGGACTGGATGACATATTTAGCAAACAGTAAAGTGAATGGTTCAGAAAGATTAATGGAGCCTGGCACAATCAATAACTATATGCGTGGCATCAGGGCCTTGTATAATAGGGCAAGGATGTTTTATAACAATGAAGACTTTGATATAATAAAGATACCTGGTAATCCGTTTGTAAAGATTCGTATTCCTGAATACCGGAGGAAGAGAAAGAATCTGAAGGTGGAAGATATAGTCCGTATAAGCAGATCTAACTTTGATAGAGAGCGAACGAATATAGCAAGAGATATATTTATGGTGCAATTCTATCTAATGGGAATCAACCTGAATGACTTATTCAATATAAGAAGAGAGGTATATGGACGAATTGAATACGAGCGTTCAAAGGTTAACACGGTTAAAGATACGGCTAAGGTCATGTTGTCTGTACGGATAGAGCCGGAATGCAGAGAAATATTGAGAAAATATAGCAACGGATCCTTTCTTTCTTTCATTCGTGATCGGTATACGAATTACGATAATTTTCTGAAAGCCGTGAACAAGGAGCTGAAGGTTATATCATCGGAACTTAATCTTGGCGTTCCACTATCAACGAATTGGGCACGCCATAGCTGGGCGAGCATTGCGCGAAATAAAGCGGGAATAAGCAAGGCGGATGTAGACTTCTGTCTCGGGCACGTTAGTAACGAGTATAAGATGGCAGATATATACATAGAAACCGACTACTCTATTTGCGACCGTGCGAATAGGGCTGTTTTAGATTTAATGAAAAAAATATCATGA
- the guaB gene encoding IMP dehydrogenase, producing the protein MSFIADKIVMDGLTYDDVLLIPAYSEVLPKTVELSTKFSRNIELKVPFVTAAMDTVTEAKMAIAIAREGGIGVIHKNMSIEEQARQVAIVKRAENGMIYDPVTIKRGSTVSDALALMSEYKIGGIPVVDDEGYLVGIVTNRDLRFERELHKHIDEVMTKENIVTTNQTTDLEAAAQILQEHKIEKLPVVDKDNKLVGLITYKDITKAKDKPMACKDAKGRLRVAAGVGVTDDTLERMRALVDAGADAIVIDTAHGHSKFVIEKLKEAKKHFPNIDVVVGNIATGEAAKALAEAGADGVKVGIGPGSICTTRVVAGVGVPQLSAVYDVAKALKGTGVPLIADGGLRYSGDVVKALAAGGYSVMIGSLVAGTEESPGETIIFNGRKFKSYRGMGSLEAMEHGSKDRYFQSSTSDVKKLVPEGIAARVPYKGTLYEVIYQLTGGLRAGMGYCGAANIERLHDAKFTRITNAGVLESHPHDVSITSEAPNYSRPE; encoded by the coding sequence ATGTCATTTATTGCTGATAAGATTGTTATGGATGGGTTGACGTACGATGATGTATTGTTAATTCCTGCTTATTCTGAGGTACTTCCCAAAACAGTCGAGCTCTCGACTAAGTTTTCACGCAACATTGAGTTGAAAGTTCCATTTGTGACTGCTGCCATGGACACGGTTACCGAAGCGAAGATGGCCATTGCCATTGCCCGCGAAGGTGGTATCGGAGTTATTCATAAAAATATGTCTATTGAGGAACAGGCACGTCAAGTCGCTATTGTGAAGCGTGCTGAAAATGGTATGATTTACGACCCGGTGACTATTAAGAGAGGTTCTACCGTGTCTGATGCTTTGGCTCTGATGAGTGAATACAAAATCGGTGGTATCCCGGTTGTGGATGATGAAGGCTATTTGGTGGGAATTGTAACTAACCGCGACCTCCGCTTTGAGAGGGAGCTTCACAAGCATATCGATGAGGTAATGACAAAGGAGAATATTGTTACTACCAATCAGACTACGGACTTGGAGGCTGCCGCTCAAATCTTGCAAGAGCATAAGATTGAAAAACTTCCGGTGGTTGATAAGGATAACAAGCTGGTGGGGCTGATCACCTATAAAGACATTACCAAAGCCAAAGACAAACCGATGGCTTGCAAGGATGCCAAAGGCCGTCTTAGGGTTGCAGCCGGAGTGGGTGTTACGGATGATACGTTGGAACGTATGCGGGCTCTTGTGGATGCAGGGGCGGATGCCATTGTTATCGATACGGCCCACGGGCATTCCAAGTTTGTGATTGAAAAATTGAAAGAGGCCAAAAAGCATTTCCCGAATATTGATGTCGTGGTAGGCAATATCGCTACCGGTGAGGCGGCAAAGGCATTGGCTGAGGCCGGTGCCGACGGAGTGAAAGTGGGCATTGGCCCGGGTTCTATCTGTACGACTCGCGTGGTTGCCGGTGTAGGCGTGCCGCAGTTGTCGGCTGTATATGATGTGGCAAAGGCTTTGAAAGGTACAGGTGTTCCTTTGATTGCCGATGGCGGTTTGCGCTATTCCGGTGATGTGGTGAAAGCCTTGGCTGCCGGCGGTTACAGTGTGATGATAGGTTCGCTGGTTGCCGGGACGGAGGAATCACCGGGTGAAACGATTATCTTTAATGGTCGTAAATTCAAATCCTACCGTGGCATGGGATCTTTGGAAGCGATGGAGCATGGATCTAAAGACCGTTATTTCCAAAGTAGTACAAGCGATGTGAAGAAATTGGTTCCGGAGGGCATTGCCGCTCGTGTGCCTTATAAGGGAACTCTTTATGAAGTGATTTATCAGCTGACCGGCGGTCTGCGTGCCGGTATGGGTTATTGTGGCGCTGCCAATATTGAGCGGCTGCATGATGCGAAATTTACTCGCATCACCAACGCCGGTGTGTTGGAAAGCCATCCGCATGATGTGTCTATCACTAGCGAGGCACCGAATTACAGCCGTCCTGAGTAA
- a CDS encoding sugar O-acetyltransferase yields the protein MNEVEKMRSSQLADMSAPEIQAKFEHAKRLLAKMRMMSIYDEAYRGALEELVPGIPATSIICPPFHCDHGDGIRLGEHVFVNANCTFLDGGYITIGTHTLVGPCVQIYTPHHPMDYIERRGEKEYAYPVTIGEDCWIGGGVILCPGVTIGDRCIIGAGSVVTKDIPSDSVAVGNPAKVIRKNEVLKRDN from the coding sequence ATGAATGAAGTAGAAAAAATGCGCAGTTCCCAGTTGGCGGACATGTCTGCTCCGGAGATTCAGGCGAAGTTTGAACATGCCAAAAGATTATTGGCCAAGATGCGTATGATGAGTATTTATGATGAGGCGTATCGCGGCGCATTAGAAGAACTGGTGCCGGGCATCCCTGCTACTTCCATTATCTGCCCTCCGTTCCATTGCGATCATGGAGATGGAATCAGGCTGGGGGAGCATGTCTTTGTAAATGCCAATTGTACTTTCTTGGACGGGGGATATATCACTATAGGGACTCATACATTGGTAGGTCCTTGTGTGCAAATATATACCCCTCATCATCCAATGGATTATATAGAGCGTCGCGGGGAAAAAGAGTATGCTTATCCGGTGACAATAGGCGAAGACTGCTGGATTGGTGGTGGTGTCATTCTGTGCCCGGGCGTGACGATTGGCGATCGTTGTATTATCGGTGCCGGTAGTGTGGTGACAAAAGATATACCGTCGGACAGTGTTGCTGTTGGCAATCCTGCCAAAGTTATTCGGAAGAATGAAGTTTTAAAGAGAGACAACTAA